From Senegalia massiliensis, a single genomic window includes:
- a CDS encoding asparagine synthase, with translation MNIKEGSIPTALGAVVTTAGLISRQKAKKSLAWGVVGFGLAHIVLGGIDYFQHRNDNL, from the coding sequence ATGAATATAAAAGAAGGTTCTATTCCAACTGCACTTGGAGCTGTTGTTACCACAGCTGGATTAATTTCAAGACAAAAAGCTAAAAAAAGTTTAGCATGGGGAGTAGTGGGTTTTGGTCTTGCACATATAGTTTTAGGTGGTATAGATTATTTTCAACATAGAAATGACAATCTATAA
- a CDS encoding carbon starvation CstA family protein: MVSFLSSIVILILGYFTYGVFVEKVFGVDENRKTPAITMEDGVDFMPLSWPRIFLIQFLNIAGLGPIFGAIMGALFGPAAFIWIVLGSIFAGGVHDYFSGMLSIRHEGKSVSEIVGIYLGENARKVMRVFSVVLLILVGTVFMTGPAQLLANLNFAGLGSLNIWLAIIIVYYFLATILPVDKIIAKVYPLFGAALLIMAVGIGSMLLIKGYNIPEVTLSNFHPSGLSLWPMLFVTIACGAISGFHATQSPMMARCLPNEKYGRRVFYGSMIAEGIIALIWAAAAMTFFDGGVVGLNDALVNGGGTAGVVNTISTSLLGRVGGILAMLGVIAAPITSGDTAFRSARLVIADAVDYKQSKTKSRLLVAIPLFIVGFLLTRIDFTIIWRYFAWSNQTLAMIVLWATAAYLIVSDKNHWIATIPGTFMTAVSVTYILQAPEGFKLPETISYPVGIIAAAVVLAGFLYKFKWSVKESINKI, encoded by the coding sequence ATGGTATCATTTTTAAGTTCAATAGTAATTTTAATTTTAGGATATTTTACTTATGGGGTCTTTGTGGAAAAGGTTTTCGGAGTAGATGAGAATAGAAAAACACCTGCTATTACTATGGAAGATGGAGTAGACTTTATGCCTTTAAGCTGGCCTAGGATATTTCTTATTCAATTTTTAAACATAGCAGGCTTAGGACCTATTTTTGGGGCTATTATGGGAGCTTTATTTGGTCCAGCAGCATTTATATGGATTGTTTTAGGTAGTATTTTTGCTGGAGGAGTTCATGATTATTTTTCAGGTATGCTATCTATAAGACATGAAGGTAAAAGTGTTTCAGAAATAGTAGGTATTTATCTTGGAGAAAATGCTAGAAAAGTTATGAGAGTATTTTCAGTTGTGTTACTTATATTAGTTGGTACTGTTTTTATGACAGGACCTGCACAATTATTGGCTAATTTAAATTTTGCTGGACTAGGTAGCTTAAATATTTGGTTAGCAATTATTATAGTATATTACTTTTTAGCTACTATATTACCAGTAGACAAAATTATAGCTAAGGTATATCCTTTATTTGGAGCCGCTCTTCTTATAATGGCTGTAGGAATTGGATCTATGTTATTGATAAAAGGGTATAATATACCAGAAGTTACTTTAAGTAATTTTCATCCTTCTGGATTATCATTATGGCCTATGCTTTTTGTAACAATAGCATGTGGAGCAATAAGTGGATTTCATGCAACTCAATCACCAATGATGGCTAGATGTTTGCCAAATGAAAAATATGGAAGAAGAGTTTTTTATGGTTCTATGATAGCAGAAGGAATAATAGCTCTTATATGGGCAGCGGCTGCAATGACATTCTTTGATGGTGGTGTAGTTGGTTTAAATGATGCTTTAGTTAATGGAGGAGGAACAGCAGGTGTTGTAAATACAATATCTACTTCACTTTTAGGTAGAGTAGGAGGTATACTTGCTATGCTTGGAGTAATAGCAGCTCCTATTACATCAGGAGATACTGCTTTTAGAAGTGCAAGACTTGTAATAGCTGATGCAGTAGATTATAAACAATCTAAAACAAAATCTAGATTATTAGTAGCTATTCCTTTATTTATTGTAGGATTTTTACTTACAAGAATAGATTTTACTATAATTTGGAGATATTTTGCATGGTCAAATCAAACACTTGCAATGATAGTTTTATGGGCTACAGCAGCTTATTTAATAGTAAGTGATAAGAATCATTGGATTGCTACAATTCCAGGTACTTTTATGACAGCAGTAAGTGTCACCTATATATTGCAAGCTCCAGAAGGGTTTAAATTACCAGAGACAATTTCATATCCTGTAGGAATCATTGCGGCAGCAGTAGTTCTTGCTGGATTTTTATATAAATTCAAATGGTCAGTAAAAGAGAGTATAAATAAAATATAA
- a CDS encoding LytS/YhcK type 5TM receptor domain-containing protein, which translates to MIFYILGSLINSISIIAILSFILSKVSVVRQLISKRKSNYIDKIIFSIFFGILGIVGTYSGMPVDGALANSRIIGVFVGGLFGGPFVGMMSGLIAGVHRWSIDIGGFTALACAISTTVEGIMAGMLSKKFFSSNNKWLFSLFFGAIAEIIQMIIIITVATPLSEAINLVSIIGIPMIIANAIGISITIAIVNSVLKDKEREGAFQAERALKIANETLPHFRQGFNIETSKKVADIIYEMTSFKAVALTNRDIILAHKGEGEDHHFAENKIKTDLTKQVIYSGKYKIANNSIEILCKKDRCKLKSAIIVPLKEGEKIVGTLKLYKTRESSISPVDVKLALGLGSLFSTQIELRRIEEHKELATKSELTALQAQINPHFLFNAINTIVSLIRTKPDRARELLLHLGFYFRKNLYKTEELVTLSTELEHVKSYLEIEQARFGDKLDIKFNIEKNLEVKLPPLLIQPIVENSIKHGIMNKLEGGEIIISAFSKDDMTHITVEDNGEGIEDKKIKDILSGNINNKSIGLLNVHKRIQLIYGSEYGLNIKSNKDMGTEVSILLPKGEVII; encoded by the coding sequence ATGATTTTTTATATTTTAGGAAGTTTGATTAATAGCATAAGTATAATAGCGATACTTTCATTTATATTATCTAAAGTTTCAGTAGTAAGGCAACTTATTTCTAAGAGAAAGTCAAACTATATAGACAAGATAATTTTTTCTATCTTTTTTGGTATATTAGGCATAGTAGGAACATATTCTGGCATGCCTGTAGATGGTGCATTAGCTAACTCTAGAATAATTGGAGTTTTTGTAGGAGGACTTTTTGGAGGTCCATTTGTAGGAATGATGTCAGGACTTATTGCTGGAGTACATAGATGGAGTATAGATATAGGAGGATTTACTGCTCTTGCATGTGCAATATCAACTACAGTAGAAGGCATAATGGCAGGAATGCTTAGTAAAAAATTTTTTAGCTCTAATAATAAATGGTTATTTTCTCTATTCTTTGGTGCTATTGCAGAAATAATTCAAATGATTATAATAATAACTGTAGCTACTCCCTTAAGTGAAGCAATAAATCTTGTCAGTATAATAGGAATCCCCATGATAATAGCCAATGCAATAGGGATATCTATTACTATTGCTATAGTTAATAGTGTATTAAAAGATAAGGAAAGAGAGGGTGCATTTCAAGCAGAAAGAGCACTTAAAATTGCAAATGAAACTTTGCCACATTTTAGACAGGGTTTTAATATTGAAACTTCTAAAAAGGTAGCAGATATAATATATGAGATGACTTCATTTAAAGCAGTTGCACTAACTAATAGAGATATTATACTTGCTCATAAAGGAGAAGGTGAAGATCATCATTTTGCAGAGAATAAAATAAAGACAGATTTAACAAAGCAAGTTATATATTCAGGCAAATATAAAATAGCTAATAATTCAATAGAAATCCTATGCAAAAAAGATAGATGTAAATTAAAATCAGCTATAATTGTACCATTAAAAGAAGGGGAAAAAATAGTTGGTACTTTAAAATTATATAAAACAAGAGAGAGTTCTATTTCACCAGTTGATGTAAAACTTGCACTTGGACTAGGCTCTTTATTTTCTACTCAAATTGAATTGAGACGAATTGAAGAGCATAAAGAACTAGCCACTAAATCTGAACTAACTGCACTTCAGGCACAAATAAATCCACATTTTTTATTTAATGCTATAAACACAATAGTTTCTTTAATACGAACAAAACCTGATAGAGCAAGAGAATTATTATTACATTTAGGATTTTATTTCAGAAAAAACTTATATAAAACTGAAGAGCTGGTAACTTTATCTACAGAGTTAGAACATGTAAAATCCTATTTAGAGATAGAACAAGCAAGATTTGGAGATAAATTAGATATTAAGTTTAATATAGAAAAAAACTTAGAAGTTAAACTTCCACCACTTTTAATACAACCTATAGTTGAAAATTCTATAAAGCATGGGATAATGAACAAGTTAGAAGGAGGAGAAATTATCATAAGTGCATTTAGTAAAGATGACATGACTCATATTACTGTTGAAGATAATGGAGAAGGTATAGAAGATAAAAAGATTAAAGATATATTGTCAGGAAATATAAATAACAAATCTATAGGTTTATTAAATGTACATAAAAGAATACAACTAATATACGGAAGTGAGTATGGTTTAAATATTAAAAGTAATAAGGATATGGGTACTGAAGTAAGTATATTATTACCAAAAGGGGAAGTGATAATATGA
- a CDS encoding peptidylprolyl isomerase: MDNKVLATVEGREITEQDIQQLLQSLGPQQAMQFNSEEGKKRLLEELINQELFYLDAKDKNMDEEAEFKLEMERAKSSLLKQYAMRSLLSGADASEEEVTEYYNENKESFKEGQQAKAKHILVESKEEAEKALSEIKEGLSFEEAAKKYSTCPSKEKGGDLGYFTKGRMVPEFEEKAFDMEVGEISEPVKTQFGYHIIKLEDKKEEKQLLLDEVRDQIKQQLIGMKQNKIYIDKTNELKNKYSVDKK, encoded by the coding sequence ATGGACAATAAAGTATTAGCAACAGTAGAAGGAAGAGAGATAACTGAACAAGATATTCAGCAATTACTTCAAAGTCTAGGCCCACAACAAGCTATGCAATTTAATTCAGAAGAAGGTAAAAAAAGATTATTGGAAGAATTAATTAACCAAGAATTATTTTACCTTGATGCAAAAGATAAAAATATGGACGAAGAAGCTGAATTTAAACTTGAAATGGAAAGAGCAAAATCAAGTTTATTAAAGCAATATGCTATGAGAAGCTTATTGAGTGGTGCAGATGCATCTGAAGAAGAAGTAACTGAGTATTATAATGAAAATAAAGAATCATTTAAAGAAGGACAACAAGCTAAAGCTAAACATATTTTAGTTGAGAGTAAAGAAGAAGCTGAAAAAGCATTATCAGAAATTAAGGAAGGATTAAGTTTTGAAGAAGCAGCTAAAAAATACTCTACTTGCCCATCAAAAGAAAAAGGTGGAGATTTAGGATATTTTACTAAAGGAAGAATGGTACCAGAATTCGAAGAAAAAGCATTTGATATGGAAGTAGGAGAAATAAGTGAGCCTGTAAAAACTCAATTTGGTTATCATATAATAAAATTAGAAGATAAAAAAGAAGAGAAGCAATTATTATTAGATGAAGTAAGAGATCAAATCAAACAACAACTTATTGGAATGAAGCAAAATAAAATTTATATTGATAAAACAAATGAACTTAAAAACAAATATAGTGTAGATAAAAAATAA
- a CDS encoding LytR/AlgR family response regulator transcription factor: MKLKVLVVDDELPAREEIKYLLEKYDDIDIIYEANNGIIAFDLIQKFEPDIIFLDINMPKISGIELADKIINTKNTKIPLIVFITAYDEYAIKAFELNAIDYLLKPIGENRLEKTLKKIRENLKLNDEKMQQNINTIVNQLQSKKQSDSIKLTLYKDGAFYPISTKDIIFSTVEDKNTVIITTKGKFIYHDSLSHLERNINKNNFFRSHRSFIINIDYIEKIEPWFNNTYNVKLKGYNEHIPVSRGQVKQFKTIMNII, encoded by the coding sequence ATGAAATTAAAGGTTTTAGTTGTAGATGATGAACTTCCAGCAAGGGAAGAAATAAAATATTTATTAGAAAAGTATGATGATATAGACATCATATATGAAGCGAATAATGGAATTATAGCATTTGATTTAATACAAAAGTTTGAACCGGATATTATATTTTTAGATATTAATATGCCTAAAATTTCTGGCATAGAATTAGCAGATAAAATTATAAATACGAAGAATACTAAAATTCCTTTAATAGTTTTTATTACTGCATATGATGAATATGCAATAAAAGCATTTGAATTAAATGCAATAGATTATTTATTAAAACCTATTGGAGAAAATAGACTAGAAAAAACACTAAAAAAAATAAGGGAAAATTTAAAATTAAATGATGAAAAAATGCAACAAAATATTAATACAATTGTAAACCAGTTACAAAGTAAAAAGCAATCAGATAGTATTAAATTAACATTATATAAAGATGGAGCTTTTTATCCTATATCAACTAAAGATATTATATTTTCTACCGTTGAGGACAAAAATACAGTTATTATAACAACAAAAGGCAAATTTATATATCATGATTCACTTTCACATTTAGAAAGAAATATAAACAAGAATAATTTTTTTAGATCTCATAGATCTTTTATTATAAATATTGATTATATCGAAAAAATAGAACCATGGTTCAATAATACTTATAATGTTAAGTTAAAAGGTTATAATGAACACATACCAGTTAGTAGAGGTCAAGTAAAACAATTTAAGACGATAATGAATATCATTTAA